From a single Osmerus mordax isolate fOsmMor3 chromosome 14, fOsmMor3.pri, whole genome shotgun sequence genomic region:
- the LOC136956089 gene encoding dihydropteridine reductase-like isoform X1 → MIFGFLSNQSGSTIYLRFILQPAEIPQQGQKSCIGWVASVDIGANEDANANVLVTVNDSFTGQADQVTADVSSLLGEQKVDAILCVAGGWAGGSAKAKALFKNSDLMWKQSVWTSTISSHLATKHLKEGGLLTLAGAKAGLTGSPGMLGYGMAKAAVHQLCQSLAGANSGLPPGATAVAILPVTLDTPMNRKFMPEGDTTSWTPLEYVAELFYNWTSGENRPASGTLVELVTSQGQTQATPV, encoded by the exons ATGATTTTTGGATTCCTATCCAATCAGAGTGGCAGTACGATATATCTTCGATTCATACTCCAACCGGCGGAGATTCCGCAACAGGGACAGAAATCCTGTATTGGG TGGGTCGCGAGCGTTGATATCGGTGCCAACGAGGACGCGAACGCCAACGTACTGGTTACAGTTAACGACTCCTTCACCGGACAAGCGGACCAG GTGACGGCAGATGTGTCTTCGTTACTAGGGGAACAGAAGGTGGATGCCATTCTGTGTGTGGCAGGAGGCTGGGCAGGAGGAAGCGCCAAGGCAAAAG CTCTCTTTAAGAACAGTGACTTGATGTGGAAACAGAGTGTGTGGACCTCAACCATTTCCAGTCACCTAGCAACCAAACAcctgaaggagggagggctgcTCACTTTGGCGGGGGCCAAGGCTGGTTTGACTGGAtccccag GTATGCTGGGTTATGGCATGGCGAAGGCAGCTGTCCACCAGCTGTGTCAGTCTCTAGCAGGGGCCAACAGTGGTCTGCCTCCTGGAGCAACTGCTGTCGCTATACTGCc TGTCACATTGGACACGCCCATGAACAGGAAGTTTATGCCAGAGGGTGACACCACTTCCTGGACGCCGTTGGAATACGTGGCTGA ACTGTTCTACAACTGGACGAGTGGAGAGAACCGTCCTGCGTCCGGTACACTGGTGGAGCTGGTGACATCACAGGGCCAGACACAGGCCACGCCCGTATAg
- the LOC136956089 gene encoding dihydropteridine reductase-like isoform X2 codes for MAEARKVIVYGGKGALGSACVQYFKSKSWWVASVDIGANEDANANVLVTVNDSFTGQADQVTADVSSLLGEQKVDAILCVAGGWAGGSAKAKALFKNSDLMWKQSVWTSTISSHLATKHLKEGGLLTLAGAKAGLTGSPGMLGYGMAKAAVHQLCQSLAGANSGLPPGATAVAILPVTLDTPMNRKFMPEGDTTSWTPLEYVAELFYNWTSGENRPASGTLVELVTSQGQTQATPV; via the exons ATGGCTGAAGCACGCAAAGTCATTGTGTACGGCGGAAAAGGCGCCCTGGGGTCTGCATGCGTACAGTACTTCAAATCTAAGAGCTGG TGGGTCGCGAGCGTTGATATCGGTGCCAACGAGGACGCGAACGCCAACGTACTGGTTACAGTTAACGACTCCTTCACCGGACAAGCGGACCAG GTGACGGCAGATGTGTCTTCGTTACTAGGGGAACAGAAGGTGGATGCCATTCTGTGTGTGGCAGGAGGCTGGGCAGGAGGAAGCGCCAAGGCAAAAG CTCTCTTTAAGAACAGTGACTTGATGTGGAAACAGAGTGTGTGGACCTCAACCATTTCCAGTCACCTAGCAACCAAACAcctgaaggagggagggctgcTCACTTTGGCGGGGGCCAAGGCTGGTTTGACTGGAtccccag GTATGCTGGGTTATGGCATGGCGAAGGCAGCTGTCCACCAGCTGTGTCAGTCTCTAGCAGGGGCCAACAGTGGTCTGCCTCCTGGAGCAACTGCTGTCGCTATACTGCc TGTCACATTGGACACGCCCATGAACAGGAAGTTTATGCCAGAGGGTGACACCACTTCCTGGACGCCGTTGGAATACGTGGCTGA ACTGTTCTACAACTGGACGAGTGGAGAGAACCGTCCTGCGTCCGGTACACTGGTGGAGCTGGTGACATCACAGGGCCAGACACAGGCCACGCCCGTATAg